A DNA window from Bradyrhizobium sp. CCBAU 53421 contains the following coding sequences:
- a CDS encoding acyl-CoA carboxylase subunit beta: MKDILDTLEERRAGAKLGGGEKRIEAQHARGKLTARERIELLLDKGSFEEFDMFVEHRSIEFGMEKTRIPGDGVVTGWGTVNGRKTFVFAKDFTVFGGSLSETHALKITKLQDMAMKARAPIIGLYDAGGARIQEGVAALAGYSYVFRRNVQASGVIPQISVIMGPCAGGDVYSPAMTDFIFMVKNTSYMFVTGPDVVKTVTNEVVTAEELGGASVHATRSSIADGAFENDVDALLQMRRLIDFLPSNNSDGVPEWPSFDSIERVDNSLDTLIPDNPNKPYDMKELILKVVDEGDFFEISETFAKNIVTGFGRIAGRTVGFVANQPMVLAGVLDSDASRKAARFVRFCDAFNIPIVTFVDVPGFLPGTAQEYGGLIKHGAKLLFAYSQCTVPLVTIITRKAYGGAFDVMASKEIGADMNYAWPTAQIAVMGAKGAVEIIFRSDIGDPDKIAARTKEYEDRFLSPFIAAERGYIDDVIMPHSTRRRIARALAMLKDKKVEIPAKKHDNLPL, translated from the coding sequence ATGAAAGATATCCTCGACACCCTCGAAGAGCGGCGCGCCGGCGCCAAGCTGGGCGGCGGCGAAAAGCGCATCGAGGCGCAGCATGCCCGCGGCAAGCTCACAGCCCGCGAGCGGATCGAGCTCCTGCTCGACAAGGGCTCGTTCGAGGAATTCGACATGTTCGTCGAGCACCGCTCGATCGAGTTCGGCATGGAGAAGACCAGGATCCCCGGCGACGGCGTCGTCACCGGCTGGGGCACGGTCAACGGCCGCAAGACTTTTGTCTTTGCCAAGGACTTCACCGTGTTCGGCGGCTCGCTGTCGGAAACCCATGCGCTGAAGATCACCAAGTTGCAAGACATGGCGATGAAGGCGAGGGCGCCGATCATCGGCCTCTACGACGCCGGCGGCGCGCGCATCCAGGAGGGCGTCGCGGCGCTTGCGGGTTATTCCTACGTGTTCCGCCGCAACGTGCAGGCCTCGGGCGTGATCCCGCAGATCTCCGTCATCATGGGACCGTGCGCCGGCGGCGACGTCTATTCGCCTGCGATGACCGACTTCATTTTCATGGTGAAGAACACCAGCTACATGTTCGTGACCGGCCCCGACGTGGTGAAGACCGTCACCAACGAGGTGGTGACGGCGGAAGAGCTCGGCGGCGCCTCGGTGCACGCGACGCGGTCCTCGATCGCCGACGGCGCGTTCGAGAACGACGTCGATGCGCTGCTGCAGATGCGCCGGCTGATCGACTTCCTACCCTCGAACAATTCGGATGGTGTGCCGGAATGGCCGAGCTTCGATTCCATCGAGCGGGTCGACAATTCGCTGGATACGCTGATCCCCGACAATCCGAACAAGCCCTACGACATGAAGGAGCTGATCCTGAAGGTCGTCGACGAGGGCGACTTCTTCGAGATATCGGAGACCTTCGCCAAGAACATCGTCACCGGCTTCGGCCGCATCGCCGGCCGCACCGTCGGCTTCGTCGCCAACCAGCCGATGGTGCTGGCCGGCGTGCTCGACTCGGACGCCTCGCGCAAGGCCGCGCGCTTCGTGCGGTTTTGCGACGCCTTCAACATCCCGATCGTCACCTTCGTCGACGTGCCGGGCTTCCTGCCGGGCACCGCGCAGGAATATGGCGGCCTGATCAAGCACGGCGCCAAGCTCTTGTTCGCCTATTCGCAGTGCACGGTGCCGCTCGTCACCATCATCACCCGCAAGGCCTATGGCGGCGCCTTCGACGTCATGGCGTCGAAGGAGATCGGCGCCGACATGAACTACGCCTGGCCGACCGCGCAGATCGCGGTGATGGGCGCCAAGGGCGCGGTGGAGATCATCTTCCGCTCCGACATCGGCGACCCCGACAAGATCGCAGCAAGAACCAAGGAATACGAAGACCGCTTCCTGTCCCCCTTCATCGCCGCCGAGCGCGGCTACATCGACGACGTCATCATGCCGCACTCGACAAGGCGGCGGATCGCCCGGGCGCTGGCGATGCTGAAGGACAAGAAAGTCGAGATCCCCGCGAAGAAGCACGACAATCTGCCGTTGTAA
- a CDS encoding IS5 family transposase: MAERQIGQLSFTDGLVNDAARANAPLQRVSELVDWSAIEALLSGLRSGSMGAPAYPSLALFKALLLQQWYGLSDPGLEEALVDRLSFRRFLGLSLSEPVPDHSTLWRFREQLARSGLAERAFALITAQIEKSGFVLKRGTLIDASLIRSAVNPPEPPDPDLPPDADGRPASKLVKSPHDPDAAWTRTDGKYAFGYKMHVAMDQGSRIIRRLAFTPANVNDTVPADELICGDEATVYADKAYDTIARRGRLKQMDIRDGIMRRHNRWLRLGPWAVRRNAVISHRRAPIEPLFALLKRVYGLARARYRGLIRNAAAFQLAATAINLQRWARTPPHIA, from the coding sequence ATGGCGGAGCGGCAGATTGGTCAATTGAGCTTTACCGACGGGCTGGTGAATGACGCGGCTCGAGCCAACGCGCCTTTGCAGCGAGTATCGGAACTGGTCGACTGGAGCGCGATTGAAGCGCTGCTGAGCGGCTTGCGTAGCGGGTCGATGGGAGCGCCCGCTTACCCGTCGCTGGCGCTGTTTAAGGCGCTGTTGCTGCAGCAATGGTATGGGTTGTCCGATCCGGGCCTTGAGGAGGCGCTGGTGGACCGCCTGTCGTTCCGGCGCTTCCTGGGCCTGTCGCTGAGTGAGCCGGTACCGGATCATTCCACGCTGTGGCGTTTCCGCGAACAACTGGCCAGGAGCGGGCTGGCGGAGCGCGCTTTTGCCCTGATTACGGCGCAGATCGAGAAGTCCGGCTTCGTCTTGAAGCGCGGCACATTGATTGACGCTTCGCTGATCCGCTCGGCGGTTAATCCGCCCGAACCACCGGATCCCGATTTGCCCCCGGATGCGGACGGGCGCCCCGCCAGCAAGCTGGTCAAAAGCCCTCACGATCCTGACGCCGCCTGGACCAGGACGGACGGCAAATATGCCTTCGGCTACAAGATGCACGTGGCGATGGACCAAGGCAGTCGCATCATCCGGCGCCTTGCCTTTACGCCAGCCAATGTCAACGACACCGTGCCCGCCGACGAGCTGATCTGCGGCGACGAGGCAACAGTCTACGCTGACAAAGCCTACGATACCATCGCGCGACGTGGGCGGCTGAAGCAGATGGATATTCGCGACGGCATTATGCGCAGACACAACCGCTGGCTTCGCTTGGGGCCTTGGGCGGTGCGTCGTAACGCGGTCATCTCGCATCGACGCGCGCCGATCGAACCGTTGTTCGCATTGCTCAAGCGCGTCTACGGCCTTGCGCGTGCCCGCTATCGGGGCCTGATACGCAATGCCGCAGCTTTCCAGCTCGCCGCGACCGCGATCAATCTCCAGCGATGGGCCAGGACGCCACCCCACATCGCCTAA
- a CDS encoding cupin domain-containing protein, which translates to MKSGQPIKDASHLYEVERRAQHAARPGFRIMELQLSPTQKVPWHTHSNISDTFYVLEGRMRLFLQEPKEEVNLGVGEVYAVRPTRPHLVTNAGTTSLTFLVLQGVGEYDYVPLASS; encoded by the coding sequence ATGAAGTCAGGACAACCGATCAAGGATGCCAGCCACCTCTACGAAGTCGAGCGCCGCGCCCAGCACGCCGCCCGCCCCGGCTTCCGCATCATGGAGTTGCAGCTTTCGCCGACCCAGAAGGTGCCGTGGCACACCCACAGCAACATCTCCGACACGTTCTACGTGCTCGAGGGCCGGATGCGGCTGTTCCTGCAGGAGCCGAAGGAAGAGGTGAACCTTGGGGTTGGCGAGGTCTATGCCGTCCGCCCAACCCGCCCTCACCTCGTCACCAACGCCGGCACGACGTCGCTGACTTTTTTGGTTCTGCAAGGCGTCGGGGAATACGACTACGTGCCGTTGGCGTCGAGCTAA
- a CDS encoding twin-arginine translocation signal domain-containing protein, translated as MERRDFLKIAFGVAAGAVTFAATAQAAPLAPLPLKGDGRSPAGNDAHPAVTTGDEVGRLKPEEVRWHHRHWGWHHRHWHRRHWGWRRRHWRRRHWRRW; from the coding sequence ATGGAACGCCGGGACTTTCTGAAGATAGCCTTCGGTGTCGCCGCCGGTGCGGTCACGTTCGCCGCGACGGCCCAGGCGGCGCCACTCGCGCCGCTGCCGCTCAAGGGGGATGGGCGTTCGCCGGCGGGCAACGATGCACATCCGGCCGTCACCACGGGCGACGAGGTTGGTCGGCTGAAGCCCGAGGAGGTGCGCTGGCATCACCGTCACTGGGGTTGGCATCATCGGCACTGGCACCGCAGGCACTGGGGCTGGCGCCGCCGCCATTGGCGCAGGCGTCACTGGCGCCGCTGGTGA
- a CDS encoding GCG_CRPN prefix-to-repeats domain-containing protein: protein MKMLAASMLALGLTLAAMSASSAMPVAPLDQAQAASDNAIRVAGGCGPGWHRGPYGGCRPMYNCPRGWHSGPFGRRCFRNW, encoded by the coding sequence ATGAAAATGCTCGCTGCTTCCATGCTTGCGTTAGGTCTCACTCTGGCGGCGATGTCCGCGTCATCAGCGATGCCGGTGGCACCGCTCGATCAGGCGCAGGCCGCATCCGACAACGCCATTCGCGTCGCCGGTGGCTGCGGTCCGGGTTGGCATCGCGGTCCCTATGGCGGCTGCCGCCCGATGTATAATTGCCCGCGCGGCTGGCACTCGGGCCCGTTCGGCCGCCGTTGCTTCCGCAACTGGTAG
- a CDS encoding GCG_CRPN prefix-to-repeats domain-containing protein: MKYLFAAAVLVTTAFAGISAADAAGGCGPGWHRGPYGGCVRNRGAVVVAPGAVVVRPPVVVERPVVVAPRVRACPYGFAWRYGRCRPI, from the coding sequence ATGAAGTATCTTTTTGCAGCAGCAGTTTTGGTGACGACCGCTTTCGCCGGCATCAGCGCCGCTGATGCTGCCGGTGGCTGCGGCCCCGGCTGGCACCGCGGCCCCTATGGCGGCTGCGTAAGAAACCGCGGCGCTGTCGTCGTCGCTCCGGGCGCCGTTGTCGTTCGCCCGCCGGTCGTGGTCGAGCGCCCCGTCGTGGTGGCGCCGCGCGTCCGCGCCTGCCCGTACGGCTTCGCCTGGCGCTACGGCCGTTGCCGCCCGATCTGA
- a CDS encoding helix-turn-helix transcriptional regulator, with protein sequence MKAGPDISRIAALVGDPARCNMLTALMTGRALTASELAQEAGITPQTASSHLAKLEAGGLIEPEKQGRHRYYRLSDPDVADVLEGLQGIAARAGHMRVRTGPKDPALRRARICYDHLAGDLGVQMLDSMKRQKLVRQSKQAIELTGEGKRFMAEELQIDADALTHPRRPVCKACLDWSERRHHLAGTLGAAMMDRFTELKWAARDTTPGSRVVNFSRNGEKRFAALFGAGE encoded by the coding sequence ATGAAAGCAGGACCCGACATCTCCCGGATCGCCGCTCTGGTCGGCGATCCCGCACGCTGCAACATGCTGACCGCGCTGATGACCGGCCGCGCGCTGACCGCGAGCGAGCTGGCCCAGGAAGCCGGCATCACGCCGCAGACGGCGAGCTCGCATCTCGCCAAGCTCGAGGCCGGCGGGCTGATCGAGCCCGAGAAGCAGGGCCGCCACCGCTACTATCGCCTCTCCGACCCCGACGTCGCCGATGTGCTCGAGGGCCTGCAGGGTATTGCCGCCCGCGCCGGCCATATGCGCGTGCGCACCGGACCGAAGGATCCGGCGCTGCGCCGCGCCCGCATCTGCTACGACCATCTCGCCGGCGATCTCGGCGTACAGATGCTCGACAGCATGAAGCGGCAGAAGCTGGTGCGCCAGAGCAAGCAGGCGATCGAGCTGACCGGCGAAGGCAAGCGCTTCATGGCCGAGGAGTTGCAGATCGACGCGGACGCGCTGACGCATCCGCGCCGTCCGGTGTGCAAGGCCTGTCTCGACTGGAGCGAGCGGCGGCATCATCTCGCCGGCACGCTGGGCGCGGCCATGATGGACCGCTTCACCGAATTGAAATGGGCCGCGCGCGACACGACACCGGGCAGCCGTGTCGTCAATTTCTCGCGCAACGGCGAGAAGCGGTTCGCGGCGCTGTTCGGCGCAGGCGAGTAG
- a CDS encoding NIPSNAP family protein: MTITVFIRYQLDPFKRAMFEEYSRNWLSIIPRCGGDLLGYWMPHEGTNNIAFALISFESLAAYEAYRARLRQDGEGMANFNFAEQNRFILAEERTFLRKVEL; encoded by the coding sequence ATGACCATCACCGTCTTCATCCGCTACCAGCTCGATCCGTTCAAGCGCGCGATGTTCGAGGAGTATTCGCGGAACTGGCTCTCGATCATCCCGCGCTGCGGCGGCGATCTGCTCGGCTACTGGATGCCGCACGAGGGAACCAACAACATCGCCTTCGCGCTGATCTCGTTCGAGAGCCTCGCCGCCTACGAGGCCTATCGCGCGCGGCTGCGCCAGGACGGCGAGGGCATGGCGAACTTCAACTTCGCCGAACAAAACCGCTTCATCCTCGCCGAGGAACGGACATTTCTGCGCAAGGTCGAGCTATAG
- a CDS encoding antibiotic biosynthesis monooxygenase encodes MIAVIFEVWPKAEHRQLYFDLAGELKPILQEIDGFVSVERFESLTEQGKFVSLSFFRDEAAVEAWRNTIEHRRTQAKGRARIFENYRLRVASVMRDYGLNERDQAPKDSRAVHEPH; translated from the coding sequence ATGATTGCCGTGATCTTCGAAGTCTGGCCGAAGGCTGAGCACCGGCAGCTCTATTTCGACCTTGCCGGCGAGCTGAAGCCGATCCTGCAGGAGATCGACGGCTTCGTCTCGGTCGAACGGTTCGAGAGCCTCACCGAGCAGGGCAAGTTCGTGTCGCTGTCATTCTTCCGCGACGAAGCGGCGGTAGAAGCCTGGCGCAACACGATCGAACACCGCCGCACCCAGGCCAAGGGCCGCGCACGAATCTTCGAGAATTATCGGCTGCGGGTCGCGAGCGTGATGCGGGACTACGGCTTGAACGAACGCGATCAGGCACCGAAAGATAGCCGCGCGGTGCACGAGCCGCATTGA
- a CDS encoding oxaloacetate decarboxylase: MPLPTADKRAAFKKLHESGCFIIPNPFDVGSARALQHLGFKALASTSAGFAWTIAKADNRVTVDDVCDHLTAICAAVDIPVNADFEGGFAVEPEKVAVNVARGVKTGVAGLSIEDSTGDAANVLFEHKLAVERIRAARKAIDADNSGVLLTGRCEAFLWGKKDLSLVIERLQAYSEAGADVLYAPGISTKEEISAVVKAVAPKPVNLLIGGASDLTLQAVADLGVRRISVGGALARMAWTGVMKAAKEMAEKGTFTEFANGYPGGELNKMFK; the protein is encoded by the coding sequence ATGCCACTGCCAACTGCTGACAAACGAGCCGCCTTCAAGAAGCTGCACGAGAGCGGATGCTTCATCATCCCGAACCCGTTCGATGTCGGCAGCGCCCGCGCCTTGCAACATCTCGGCTTCAAGGCGCTGGCCTCGACCAGCGCGGGCTTTGCCTGGACCATCGCCAAGGCCGACAACCGCGTCACGGTTGACGACGTCTGCGATCACCTCACCGCGATCTGCGCGGCGGTCGATATTCCCGTCAATGCGGACTTCGAAGGCGGCTTTGCCGTCGAGCCCGAGAAGGTTGCGGTCAATGTCGCGCGCGGCGTCAAGACCGGCGTTGCCGGGCTGTCGATCGAGGACTCCACCGGCGATGCCGCCAACGTGTTGTTCGAGCACAAGCTCGCGGTGGAGCGCATCAGGGCGGCGCGCAAGGCCATTGATGCTGACAACAGCGGCGTGCTGCTGACCGGCCGCTGCGAGGCGTTCCTGTGGGGCAAGAAGGACCTCAGCCTGGTGATCGAGCGGCTGCAGGCCTATTCGGAGGCCGGAGCCGACGTGCTCTACGCGCCGGGCATCTCGACCAAAGAGGAAATTTCCGCGGTCGTGAAGGCGGTGGCGCCGAAGCCGGTCAATCTCCTGATCGGCGGCGCGTCCGACCTGACGCTGCAAGCGGTCGCCGACCTCGGCGTGCGGCGGATCAGCGTCGGCGGCGCGCTGGCACGGATGGCCTGGACCGGCGTTATGAAGGCAGCGAAGGAAATGGCCGAGAAGGGCACCTTCACCGAATTCGCCAACGGTTATCCCGGCGGCGAGCTCAACAAGATGTTCAAGTAA
- a CDS encoding trimeric intracellular cation channel family protein, whose protein sequence is MWTMPPTDSVLHVLSFIAVAAQSMTAALAAGRRSMDWAGVCMLGAITALGGGTIRDVLVGHYPLLWVKHPIYLAVAAAGAFATILLARLVHRLNLAFLVLDAIGLVVFTMAGCDVAWQVDASLPIVIVAGMITGCAGGVLRDILCNEVPLLFRSELYASVSVVTGLFYAIGVGLHLNDQLWTVLTFVVGLTFRMLAIRYRWEMPKFVFNAEEE, encoded by the coding sequence ATGTGGACCATGCCGCCCACCGATTCGGTGCTGCACGTGCTCTCGTTCATTGCCGTCGCGGCGCAGTCGATGACGGCGGCGCTGGCGGCCGGCCGGCGCAGCATGGATTGGGCCGGCGTCTGCATGTTGGGGGCGATCACCGCGCTCGGCGGCGGCACCATCCGCGACGTGCTGGTCGGGCATTATCCGCTGCTCTGGGTCAAGCACCCGATCTACCTTGCGGTCGCAGCCGCCGGCGCCTTCGCGACCATCCTGCTGGCGCGGCTGGTGCACCGGCTCAACCTCGCATTCCTGGTGCTCGATGCGATCGGGCTCGTGGTGTTCACCATGGCCGGCTGCGACGTCGCCTGGCAGGTCGACGCCTCGCTGCCGATCGTGATCGTCGCCGGCATGATCACCGGCTGCGCCGGCGGCGTGCTGCGCGACATCCTTTGCAACGAGGTGCCGCTGCTGTTTCGTAGCGAGCTCTACGCCAGCGTCTCGGTCGTGACAGGGCTGTTCTATGCGATCGGCGTCGGGCTGCACTTGAACGACCAGCTCTGGACCGTGCTGACCTTCGTGGTCGGCCTGACGTTCCGGATGCTTGCGATCCGATACCGATGGGAGATGCCGAAATTCGTATTCAATGCCGAGGAGGAGTGA
- a CDS encoding cytochrome c: MRRRFRTTGAILAGVLLCGAFAARECAAAPTDDTIARGKALTIAGDCASCHTADPAKPFAGGKRIDTPFGAVFSPNLTPDRDTGIGSWSDDDFLRALRSGASPNGKHYYPAFPYPYFTKLIRDDILAIRAYLATLAPVSNRAPPPQLRWPYCYRVLMRVWNALFFAPGILQPDQGKTAEWNRGRYLVEALAHCGACHTPKNALGADRRDQALSGSMVQGMFAPRLDGAARSGLKSWSAEDIVEYLQSGRNRHSHAGPLMSEVVVNSTSKMSDTDVRTIAVYLKGLPAGAPEPQVTPPSPAQMSNGERIYRGACVSCHELDGSGAPRIYPPLPGNANLQSANPASTLRIILDGAQSLTTPRAPNSGSMPAYPKLSDQEIADVATYIRNSWGNAAPAVTADEVAKARTAK; encoded by the coding sequence ATGCGGCGACGATTTCGAACGACCGGTGCGATTCTGGCCGGTGTGCTGTTGTGCGGTGCGTTCGCGGCTCGCGAATGCGCCGCTGCACCGACCGACGACACCATCGCCCGCGGCAAGGCGCTCACGATCGCCGGCGACTGCGCGAGCTGCCACACGGCCGATCCGGCAAAGCCCTTCGCCGGGGGCAAGCGGATCGACACACCATTCGGCGCGGTGTTCTCGCCGAACCTGACCCCCGATCGCGATACCGGCATCGGCAGCTGGAGCGACGACGATTTCCTCCGCGCGCTGCGCAGCGGCGCCTCACCGAACGGGAAGCATTATTATCCCGCCTTCCCCTACCCTTACTTCACCAAACTGATCCGCGACGACATTCTGGCGATCCGCGCCTATCTCGCGACGCTGGCGCCGGTCAGCAACAGGGCGCCGCCACCGCAGCTGCGCTGGCCATATTGCTACCGCGTTCTGATGCGGGTCTGGAATGCGCTGTTCTTCGCACCGGGCATCCTCCAGCCGGACCAGGGCAAGACCGCGGAATGGAATCGCGGCCGCTACCTCGTCGAGGCCCTCGCCCATTGCGGCGCCTGCCACACGCCGAAGAACGCACTCGGCGCCGACAGGCGCGACCAGGCGCTCAGCGGCAGCATGGTCCAGGGTATGTTCGCGCCAAGGCTCGACGGCGCCGCGCGCAGCGGGCTGAAGTCCTGGAGCGCAGAGGACATCGTCGAATATCTGCAGAGCGGCCGCAACCGGCATAGCCATGCCGGTCCATTGATGTCCGAGGTGGTGGTCAATTCGACCTCGAAGATGAGCGACACCGATGTGCGCACGATCGCGGTCTATCTGAAGGGCCTGCCCGCCGGCGCGCCGGAGCCGCAGGTCACCCCGCCCTCGCCGGCGCAGATGAGCAACGGCGAGCGCATCTATCGCGGCGCCTGCGTCTCCTGCCATGAGCTCGACGGCTCCGGCGCGCCGCGGATCTATCCGCCACTGCCCGGCAACGCCAACCTGCAGTCAGCCAACCCGGCGAGCACGCTGCGCATCATCCTCGACGGCGCTCAGAGCCTGACCACGCCGCGCGCGCCGAATTCAGGCTCGATGCCGGCCTATCCGAAGCTCAGCGATCAGGAGATCGCCGACGTTGCGACCTATATCCGCAATTCCTGGGGCAACGCCGCGCCGGCCGTGACGGCTGACGAGGTCGCTAAGGCGCGGACGGCGAAATAG